One region of Mangifera indica cultivar Alphonso chromosome 3, CATAS_Mindica_2.1, whole genome shotgun sequence genomic DNA includes:
- the LOC123210197 gene encoding chalcone synthase 1-like encodes MVSVQEVLKAQRAEGPATVMAIGTATPPNCVDQSTYPDYYFRVTNSEHKTELKEKFKRMCEKSMIKKRYMYLTEEILKENPSICEYMAPSLDARQDMVVVEVPKLGKEAATKAIREWGQPKSKITHLVFCTTSGVDMPGADYQLTKLLGLRPSVKRYMMYQQGCFAGGTVLRLAKDLAENNKGARVLVVCSEITAVTFRGPSDTHLDSLVGQALFGDGAAAVIVGSDPVVGVEKPMFELVSTAQTILPDSDGAIDGHLREVGLTFHLLKDVPGLISKNIEKSLVEAFKPLGISDWNSLFWIAHPGGPAILDQVELKLGLKEEKLLATRHILSEYGNMSSACVLFILDEMRKKSIENGFKTTGEGLEWGVLFGFGPGLTVETVVLHSVATA; translated from the exons ATGGTGAGCGTTCAGGAAGTTCTCAAAGCTCAACGTGCCGAAGGCCCAGCCACCGTCATGGCAATCGGAACGGCAACTCCTCCCAACTGTGTTGATCAAAGCACCTATCCTGACTATTATTTTCGCGTCACCAACAGTGAACACAAAACAGAGCTTAAAGAGAAGTTCAAGCGCATGT GTGAAAAGTCTATGATCAAAAAACGATACATGTACTTGACTGAGgagattttaaaagaaaacccaAGTATTTGTGAATACATGGCTCCTTCATTGGACGCCAGGCAAGACATGGTGGTAGTTGAGGTCCCAAAGCTAGGCAAAGAAGCTGCCACCAAGGCCATTAGAGAATGGGGTCAACCCAAATCCAAAATAACTCACTTGGTGTTCTGCACCACTAGCGGCGTTGACATGCCTGGTGCTGACTACCAGCTCACCAAGCTCTTGGGTCTTCGTCCTTCTGTTAAGCGTTACATGATGTACCAACAAGGATGCTTTGCTGGTGGCACGGTTCTTCGCCTTGCCAAAGACTTGGCTGAGAACAACAAAGGTGCTCGTGTCCTAGTAGTGTGCTCAGAAATTACCGCTGTTACTTTCCGTGGTCCTAGTGACACCCATCTTGATAGTCTTGTGGGTCAAGCCTTGTTTGGCGATGGTGCAGCCGCTGTCATTGTTGGTTCTGACCCTGTGGTCGGAGTTGAGAAGCCCATGTTTGAATTAGTTTCTACTGCGCAAACAATTTTGCCTGACAGTGACGGGGCTATTGATGGACATCTTCGTGAAGTTGGGCTTACATTTCACCTCTTGAAAGATGTCCCGGGGCTTATTTCAAAGAATATCGAGAAGAGTTTGGTTGAGGCATTCAAACCTTTGGGTATCTCCGATTGGAACTCCCTTTTCTGGATTGCACACCCTGGAGGACCTGCAATTTTGGACCAAGTCGAACTCAAATTGGGGCTTAAAGAAGAGAAATTACTTGCCACAAGACATATTCTTTCTGAGTATGGTAACATGTCAAGTGCATGTGTCTTGtttattttggatgaaatgAGAAAGAAATCGATTGAAAATGGATTCAAGACCACAGGAGAGGGTCTTGAGTGGGGAGTTCTATTTGGATTTGGACCTGGGCTTACTGTTGAAACAGTCGTTCTTCACAGTGTTGCTACTGCTTAA